The Luteimonas sp. YGD11-2 genome has a window encoding:
- a CDS encoding Ku protein, translating to MARPIWSGTLSFGLLNIPVSLMAGERKTDLSFRMLDSRNNARVRYERVNADTGEEVPWKDIVKAYEYDKDSYVVLEPEDIQAAAPESRDSIDVDTFVEACDISPQYFEKPYVLVPAKKAEKGYVLLREALTRTGKAGIARVVIRTREHLCAVMPRGEALLLIMMRFPQELVDIGEYSLPEADAKGFRITEKEQAFSEQLIETMAAPWDPSQYTDDFRERLQLAIRKRMEANGVVEKHEDADSPVGEHAATNVVDFMELLQQSIDRNRRTPARKAAPSKAPAKKAAAEPAPKKAARKAAAKKAAAKKAPAKKSAARKRA from the coding sequence ATGGCCAGACCGATCTGGAGCGGCACCCTGTCGTTCGGGCTGCTCAACATCCCCGTCTCGCTGATGGCCGGCGAGCGCAAGACCGACCTGTCGTTCCGCATGCTCGATTCGCGCAACAACGCGCGCGTGCGCTACGAGCGCGTCAATGCCGACACCGGTGAGGAGGTGCCGTGGAAGGACATCGTCAAGGCCTACGAATACGACAAGGACAGCTACGTGGTGCTGGAGCCGGAGGACATCCAGGCGGCGGCTCCGGAAAGCCGCGATTCGATCGATGTCGACACCTTCGTCGAGGCCTGCGACATCAGCCCGCAGTACTTCGAGAAGCCCTATGTGCTGGTGCCGGCGAAGAAGGCCGAGAAGGGCTATGTGCTGCTGCGCGAGGCGCTGACGCGCACCGGCAAGGCCGGCATCGCGCGGGTGGTGATCCGCACCCGCGAGCACCTGTGCGCGGTGATGCCGCGCGGCGAGGCCCTGCTGCTGATCATGATGCGGTTCCCGCAGGAGCTGGTGGACATCGGTGAGTACAGCCTGCCCGAGGCCGATGCCAAGGGCTTCCGCATCACCGAGAAGGAGCAGGCGTTCTCCGAGCAGCTGATCGAAACCATGGCCGCGCCCTGGGACCCCAGCCAGTACACCGACGATTTCCGCGAGCGCCTGCAGCTGGCGATCCGCAAGCGCATGGAGGCCAACGGCGTGGTCGAGAAGCACGAGGATGCCGATTCCCCGGTGGGCGAGCATGCCGCCACCAACGTGGTCGACTTCATGGAACTGCTGCAGCAGAGCATCGACCGCAACCGGCGCACGCCCGCGCGCAAGGCGGCGCCCTCCAAGGCACCGGCGAAGAAAGCCGCGGCCGAGCCGGCGCCGAAGAAGGCCGCGCGCAAGGCCGCTGCGAAGAAGGCCGCCGCGAAGAAGGCGCCGGCGAAGAAGTCGGCCGCGCGCAAGCGGGCCTGA
- the dnaG gene encoding DNA primase, which translates to MARIPDAFIDDLLARTDIVEVVGARVPLKRKGREFSAPCPFHDERTPSFYVSPVKQFYHCFGCGAHGTAISFLMNYDRLEFLDAVEELARAANMEIPRDERARTPDDDSRGVYDALEAAARHYRNALAASPAAQAYLDARGVDLEIRELFGIGYAPEGFSALKDALGTDERRLKLLERAGLLSKNDRGHTYDKFRDRVMFPIADRRGRTIAFGGRVLKADDGPKYLNSPETALFHKGRELYGLWQVRQAQQKIARLIVVEGYMDVVALFQHGLREAVATLGTATTADHAELLFRNAPDVYFCFDGDAAGRRAASKAMESVLPRMRDGRQAFFLFLPEGEDPDSIVRSQGTAGFEARLREAVPLSQFFFDQFSEGVNLGTLDGKARLAERTQPLLAQIPDGAFADLMRQHLVTVTGVGARPDAAAAQAPPRRMRSSRGVPAPKRSLVRTAITLLLQRPALALDTPDQAQLAGLRQPGVPLLVELIELVHARPDISTGMLLQHFEGRDEAASLHKLAASDMPGDIESWRQEFAGAVSQLIRQTRQQRVDDLMLKWREGGSPSALNAEEHAELRELQQSIRN; encoded by the coding sequence ATGGCCCGCATCCCCGACGCGTTCATCGACGACCTGCTCGCGCGCACCGATATCGTCGAGGTGGTGGGGGCGCGGGTGCCGCTCAAGCGCAAGGGCCGCGAGTTCTCGGCACCGTGTCCGTTCCACGACGAGCGCACGCCCTCGTTCTACGTGTCGCCGGTCAAGCAGTTCTACCACTGCTTCGGCTGCGGCGCGCACGGCACCGCGATCAGCTTCCTGATGAACTACGACCGCCTCGAGTTCCTCGACGCGGTCGAGGAACTGGCGCGTGCGGCCAACATGGAGATCCCGCGCGACGAGCGCGCGCGCACCCCCGACGACGACAGCCGCGGCGTCTACGACGCGCTGGAGGCCGCCGCCCGCCACTACCGCAACGCGCTGGCCGCAAGCCCGGCCGCGCAGGCCTATCTCGATGCGCGCGGCGTGGACCTGGAGATCCGCGAGCTGTTCGGGATCGGCTATGCACCGGAGGGTTTCTCCGCGCTCAAGGACGCCCTGGGCACCGACGAGCGCCGGCTGAAGCTGCTCGAGCGTGCCGGCCTGCTGTCGAAGAACGACCGCGGCCACACCTACGACAAGTTCCGCGACCGGGTGATGTTCCCGATCGCCGACCGCCGCGGCCGCACGATCGCCTTCGGCGGCCGCGTCCTCAAGGCCGACGATGGCCCGAAGTACCTCAACTCGCCCGAGACCGCGCTGTTCCACAAGGGCCGTGAACTGTACGGCCTGTGGCAGGTGCGCCAGGCGCAGCAGAAGATCGCGCGGCTGATCGTGGTCGAAGGCTATATGGACGTGGTCGCGCTGTTCCAGCACGGCCTGCGCGAGGCGGTGGCCACGCTCGGCACCGCGACCACCGCCGACCACGCCGAGCTGCTGTTCCGCAACGCGCCCGACGTCTACTTCTGCTTCGACGGCGACGCCGCCGGCCGCCGCGCCGCATCCAAGGCGATGGAATCGGTGCTGCCACGTATGCGCGATGGCCGCCAGGCGTTCTTCCTGTTCCTGCCCGAAGGCGAGGACCCGGATTCGATCGTGCGCAGCCAGGGCACCGCGGGCTTCGAGGCGCGCCTGCGCGAGGCGGTGCCGCTGTCGCAGTTCTTCTTCGACCAGTTCTCGGAAGGCGTGAACCTGGGCACGCTGGACGGCAAGGCCCGGCTGGCCGAGCGCACGCAACCGTTGCTGGCGCAGATCCCCGACGGTGCCTTCGCCGACCTGATGCGCCAGCACCTGGTCACCGTCACCGGTGTCGGTGCGCGGCCCGACGCGGCGGCCGCACAGGCGCCACCGCGACGCATGCGCAGCAGCCGCGGCGTGCCCGCCCCGAAGCGCAGCCTGGTGCGCACCGCGATCACCCTGCTGCTGCAGCGCCCGGCCCTGGCGCTCGACACCCCCGACCAGGCACAGCTGGCCGGCCTGCGCCAGCCGGGCGTTCCCTTGCTGGTGGAGCTGATCGAGCTGGTGCATGCACGGCCCGACATCAGCACCGGCATGCTGCTGCAGCATTTCGAGGGCCGTGACGAGGCCGCGTCACTGCACAAGCTCGCTGCCAGCGACATGCCCGGCGATATCGAATCCTGGCGACAGGAATTCGCAGGCGCGGTGTCGCAGCTGATCAGGCAGACCAGGCAGCAGCGGGTCGACGACCTGATGCTCAAGTGGCGCGAAGGTGGCTCGCCCTCGGCATTGAACGCGGAGGAGCATGCCGAACTCCGGGAGCTGCAGCAGTCGATCCGCAACTAG
- a CDS encoding cytochrome b: MSRWLDSPLRYGLVSRLLHWSMAALLLWQFASMAVKNIVGRHPLTAFMVGSHKPVGTVLMLLVLVRGAWGLSQWARRPPHPRTLIGRGATAGHAVLYALMAYVPAVALLREAGSGRGFAPFGIPLFPATGQKIEWMLAPANLSHGVLAWTLCALIAGHVLMVALHQMWWRDGTLARMAGPLQR; the protein is encoded by the coding sequence ATGTCCCGCTGGCTCGACTCCCCGCTCCGCTATGGCCTGGTCTCGCGCCTGCTGCACTGGTCGATGGCGGCGTTGCTGCTGTGGCAGTTCGCCAGCATGGCGGTGAAGAACATCGTCGGCCGGCATCCGTTGACCGCGTTCATGGTCGGCAGCCACAAACCCGTCGGCACCGTGCTGATGCTGCTGGTGCTGGTGCGTGGTGCATGGGGGCTGTCGCAATGGGCGCGGCGCCCGCCGCATCCGCGCACGCTGATCGGCCGTGGCGCCACCGCGGGCCACGCCGTGCTGTACGCGTTGATGGCGTACGTGCCGGCGGTGGCGCTGCTGCGCGAGGCCGGTTCCGGACGCGGCTTCGCGCCGTTCGGCATCCCGCTGTTCCCGGCCACCGGCCAGAAGATCGAATGGATGCTGGCGCCGGCCAACCTGTCGCACGGCGTGCTGGCCTGGACGCTGTGCGCGCTGATCGCCGGCCACGTGCTGATGGTGGCGCTGCACCAGATGTGGTGGCGCGATGGCACCCTGGCACGCATGGCCGGGCCGCTGCAGCGCTGA
- a CDS encoding GatB/YqeY domain-containing protein: protein MTLKQRLTDDMKAAMKSGDKASLGVIRLINAAIKQREVDERIELDDAAVLAVLEKMVKQRKDSVTQYEAAAREDLAAIERAEIVVIERYLPEKLGEAEILAAIDAAIAQTGAAGAADMGKLMGVLKPQLAGQADMGEVSKLVKQKLAG, encoded by the coding sequence ATGACCCTCAAGCAACGACTCACCGACGACATGAAGGCCGCGATGAAGTCCGGCGACAAGGCCAGCCTCGGCGTGATCCGGCTGATCAACGCCGCGATCAAGCAGCGCGAAGTGGACGAGCGCATCGAGCTCGACGACGCCGCGGTGCTGGCGGTGCTGGAGAAGATGGTCAAGCAGCGCAAGGACTCGGTGACCCAGTACGAGGCCGCCGCCCGCGAGGACCTGGCCGCCATCGAGCGTGCCGAGATCGTGGTCATCGAACGCTACCTGCCGGAGAAGCTCGGCGAGGCGGAGATCCTGGCCGCGATCGATGCCGCCATCGCGCAGACCGGTGCCGCCGGCGCCGCCGACATGGGCAAGCTGATGGGCGTGCTGAAGCCGCAGCTGGCGGGCCAGGCCGACATGGGCGAGGTCTCGAAGCTGGTCAAGCAGAAGCTGGCCGGTTGA
- a CDS encoding GNAT family N-acetyltransferase, with the protein MAADAASLRPATRADVGLLLAFIHELGDFERLAHEVVVDETVLADSLFGARPAAEAVIAEVDGAPAGFALFFHNFSTFHGRRGLYLEDLYVRPAFRARGIGRQLMRHLARTAVEHGCARFEWSVLDWNTDAIAFYRELGAVGLDGWTVQRVDGDALQRLAAAA; encoded by the coding sequence ATGGCGGCCGACGCCGCCAGCCTGCGCCCCGCCACGCGCGCCGACGTCGGCCTGCTGCTGGCCTTCATCCACGAGCTCGGCGACTTCGAACGCCTGGCCCACGAGGTGGTCGTCGACGAAACTGTGCTGGCCGACAGCCTGTTCGGCGCACGCCCGGCGGCGGAAGCGGTGATCGCCGAAGTCGATGGCGCGCCGGCGGGCTTCGCGCTGTTCTTCCACAACTTCTCGACCTTCCATGGCCGCCGCGGCCTGTACCTGGAAGACCTCTACGTGCGCCCGGCCTTCCGTGCGCGCGGCATCGGCCGCCAGCTGATGCGCCATCTCGCGCGCACCGCGGTCGAGCACGGCTGCGCGCGTTTCGAATGGTCGGTGCTGGACTGGAACACCGACGCGATCGCGTTCTATCGCGAGCTGGGTGCGGTGGGCCTCGACGGCTGGACGGTCCAGCGCGTCGACGGCGACGCCCTGCAGCGGCTGGCCGCCGCGGCCTGA
- a CDS encoding YihY/virulence factor BrkB family protein — protein sequence MSDTRAKFKRQFERLQHSLPVALARRFIEIDLLTQAASLSFFALLSLAPLLVLLLWLAASLYPEAQDQLIEQLGAIAGSSAQEVAGTVLRNAREQPDIGSLAGLWSTLLLFIGATTVFARLQGTLNLIFHTSGQTLGGIVAFLRKRVFSFGVVFALGFLVIVSTVLSAIIEWVFAGVPSLLPLMGIVISLAIYAFAFALLYHYLPDRRVRWQQAFLGGLITAALFMLGRWAIGMYMARAAPGSAYGSMGTLVILLVWMYYAAMVFFVGALITAVIDERAQIRCGEMPPEHEDCWPEDAARRGEQAEPQVYPTTLAVEPGARPPVASPPDRTP from the coding sequence ATGTCCGACACCCGCGCCAAGTTCAAACGCCAGTTCGAGCGCCTGCAGCACAGCCTGCCGGTGGCGCTGGCGCGGCGCTTCATCGAGATCGACCTGCTCACCCAGGCGGCATCGCTGTCGTTCTTCGCGCTGCTGTCGCTGGCGCCGCTGCTGGTGCTGCTGCTGTGGCTGGCGGCCTCGCTGTACCCGGAAGCGCAGGACCAGCTGATCGAACAGCTCGGCGCGATCGCCGGCAGCAGCGCGCAGGAAGTCGCCGGCACGGTGCTGCGCAACGCCCGCGAGCAGCCGGACATCGGCTCGCTGGCCGGGCTGTGGAGCACGCTGCTGCTGTTCATCGGCGCCACCACGGTGTTCGCGCGCCTGCAGGGCACGCTCAACCTGATCTTCCACACCAGCGGGCAGACGCTCGGCGGCATCGTCGCGTTCCTGCGCAAGCGGGTGTTCTCGTTCGGCGTGGTGTTCGCGCTCGGCTTCCTGGTGATCGTGTCGACGGTGCTGTCGGCGATCATCGAATGGGTGTTCGCCGGGGTGCCCAGCCTGCTGCCGCTGATGGGCATCGTCATCTCGCTGGCGATCTACGCCTTCGCGTTCGCGCTGCTCTACCACTACCTGCCCGATCGCCGGGTGCGCTGGCAGCAGGCGTTCCTGGGCGGGCTGATCACCGCCGCGCTGTTCATGCTCGGGCGCTGGGCCATCGGCATGTACATGGCGCGCGCGGCGCCCGGCAGCGCGTACGGGTCGATGGGTACGCTGGTGATCCTGCTGGTATGGATGTACTACGCGGCGATGGTGTTCTTCGTCGGCGCACTGATCACCGCGGTCATCGACGAACGCGCGCAGATCCGCTGCGGGGAGATGCCGCCCGAGCACGAGGACTGCTGGCCCGAGGACGCGGCGCGGCGCGGCGAACAGGCCGAGCCGCAGGTGTACCCGACGACGCTGGCGGTCGAACCGGGCGCGAGGCCGCCCGTTGCTTCGCCGCCGGATCGCACGCCGTAG
- the rpsU gene encoding 30S ribosomal protein S21, whose amino-acid sequence MPSVKVRENEPFEFALRRFKRTCEKAGVLAETRKREYYEKPTQERKRKAAAAVKRQARRVSRDVTKRQRLY is encoded by the coding sequence ATGCCAAGCGTCAAAGTCCGCGAAAACGAGCCGTTCGAGTTTGCCCTCCGCCGCTTCAAGCGTACCTGCGAGAAGGCCGGTGTGCTGGCCGAAACGCGCAAGCGCGAGTACTACGAGAAGCCGACGCAGGAGCGCAAGCGCAAGGCCGCAGCCGCGGTGAAGCGCCAGGCCCGTCGCGTGTCGCGCGACGTCACCAAGCGCCAGCGCCTGTACTGA
- the tsaD gene encoding tRNA (adenosine(37)-N6)-threonylcarbamoyltransferase complex transferase subunit TsaD, producing the protein MRVLGIETSCDETGVAVYDTALGGAAALRAQALYSQIALHAEYGGVVPELASRDHVRKLVPLIRETLAQAGMTPADLDGVAYTAGPGLVGALLVGAGVARSLAWALDIPAIGVHHMEGHLLAPLIEDDPPAPPFVALLVSGGHTQLVAVEAIGRYRLLGETLDDAAGEAFDKTAKLMGLPYPGGPQLAALAAQSDKAPGTPGAYRFSRPMTDRPGLDFSFSGLKTQVLLAWRDSDQTDATRADIARGFEDAVVDTLAIKCARALDAAGSDTLVVAGGVGANRRLRERLTAMCAQRGGRACFPRPALCTDNGAMIAFAGALRLQAGQHDDASVRAVPRWDMATLSPLAA; encoded by the coding sequence ATGCGCGTGCTCGGCATCGAAACCTCCTGCGACGAGACCGGCGTTGCGGTCTACGACACCGCCCTGGGCGGCGCCGCGGCGCTCAGGGCGCAGGCGCTGTACAGCCAGATCGCGCTGCATGCCGAATACGGCGGCGTGGTGCCGGAACTGGCCAGCCGCGACCATGTGCGCAAGCTGGTGCCGCTGATCCGCGAGACGCTGGCGCAGGCCGGGATGACACCCGCCGACCTCGATGGCGTGGCCTATACCGCCGGCCCCGGGCTGGTGGGCGCACTACTGGTCGGCGCCGGGGTGGCGCGGTCGCTGGCCTGGGCGCTCGACATCCCGGCGATCGGCGTGCACCACATGGAAGGCCATCTGCTGGCGCCGCTGATCGAGGACGACCCACCGGCGCCGCCGTTCGTCGCCCTGCTGGTGTCCGGCGGGCACACCCAGCTGGTGGCGGTGGAGGCGATCGGCCGTTACCGGCTGCTCGGCGAGACGCTCGACGACGCCGCCGGCGAGGCCTTCGACAAGACCGCCAAGCTGATGGGCCTGCCGTATCCCGGCGGGCCGCAGCTCGCGGCGCTGGCCGCGCAATCCGACAAGGCGCCCGGCACCCCCGGCGCGTACCGCTTCTCGCGGCCGATGACCGATCGCCCCGGGCTCGATTTCAGTTTCAGCGGCCTCAAGACCCAGGTGCTGCTGGCGTGGCGCGACAGCGACCAGACCGATGCCACCCGCGCCGACATCGCGCGCGGCTTCGAGGACGCGGTGGTGGACACGCTGGCGATCAAGTGCGCGCGCGCGCTCGATGCCGCCGGCAGCGACACCCTGGTGGTCGCCGGCGGCGTCGGTGCCAACCGCCGCTTGCGCGAACGCCTCACCGCGATGTGCGCGCAACGCGGCGGTCGTGCCTGCTTCCCGCGTCCGGCGCTGTGCACCGACAACGGCGCGATGATCGCCTTCGCCGGCGCGCTGCGCCTGCAGGCCGGCCAGCACGATGACGCCAGCGTGCGCGCGGTCCCGCGCTGGGACATGGCGACGCTGTCGCCGCTGGCGGCCTGA